A window of Lepidochelys kempii isolate rLepKem1 chromosome 1, rLepKem1.hap2, whole genome shotgun sequence contains these coding sequences:
- the TNFRSF13C gene encoding tumor necrosis factor receptor superfamily member 13C, protein MMRGSSDRHPDAACSPPQCFDPLTKGCVRCTELPGHAEEDTTCHNSVAPTSTQAPAPGPGLIFGIPALVGLVLVLAALCGLLTCQVRRRRQRKRRSPNEKPKENLDCVISCESQACKGLKLPEEDDLVLATCQHVNGTLKHAGPAGRGDFSKRKPVFQGGAGSDVIQLSVLSAGNEERDHGFPLPATELGATVLVTTKTIQNNCTTEERP, encoded by the exons ATGATGCGAGGAAGCTCAGACAGACACCCAGATgctgcctgctcccctccccagtgcttTGACCCCTTGACCAAGGGATGTGTGAGGTGCACAGAACTGCCTGGACACGCCGAGGAGGACACAA CATGCCACAACAGCGTAGCCCCCACTTCAACCCAAGCACCAGCACCTGGCCCAGGTTTGATCTTTGGGATCCCTGCTTTAGTGGGGCTAGTCCTGGTCCTGGCTGCACTCTGTGGCTTGCTGACCTGTCAAGTGAGGAGGAGGcggcagaggaagaggaggagccccAATGAAAAGCCCAAGG AAAACCTGGACTGTGTCATTTCCTGTGAAAGCCAGGCCTGTAAGGGACTGAAACTGCCAGAAGAAGATGATCTCGTACTGGCCACATGCCAACACGTGAATGGCACCCTGAAGCATGCTGGGCCAGCAGGAAGAGGAGATTTCTCAAAGAGGAAGCCAGTCTTCCAAGGTGGGGCAGGAAGTGATGTCATTCAGCTCTCTGTTCTCTCCGCCGGCAACGAAGAACGTGACCATGGCTTTCCACTACCAGCAACAGAGCTGGGGGCCACTGTCCTGGTGACCACAAAGACCATTCAGAATAACTGCACCACTGAGGAGAGACCATGA